One window from the genome of Phycisphaerales bacterium encodes:
- a CDS encoding GspE/PulE family protein — protein MSKLTLRGNKNGSKKESNGADAINARASGDALPGVARALRVPRLTADALRAFREMPGSDTEPWDMLISAMATDEQSSLKLLADRTGLPFVAEPRLNDSAMRFYELVPPDVARERHVGGVESDGRTMTVATAQPMQPAFFAQLEEHLGMPLRLVLTPRAVVQSLVNRGYEKRQDLVTEIIEEMPLDEGAIASAAGSIGSGNDLLALARQGPVIRLVNMILFEALRRRASDVHVHPEETRLNIRLRVDGMLVDAFSPPLSLAPAISSRLKVMTELDIANRHSPQDGQTTVRVGSHKVDIRLSVIPTVHGERLVMRLLDQGQNKLSLDTLGMTQEMQQELKDTVDRPNGMLLVTGPTGSGKTTTLYSALGMVDRASRNVMTIEDPVEYRLEGISQMQVNVKRGVTFAAGLRSLLRQDPDVILVGEVRDHETAQLAVQASLTGHLVLATLHTNDAPSAIPRLLDIGIEPFLVTSSLLGVMAQRLVRRLATKEEQAETGQQYKGRMGVYELMRMNDELRTLTAQRADGVLLMEAAKRAGFKPMIEDAKMKAARGMTDEAEIKRVLA, from the coding sequence ATGAGCAAGCTGACCCTCCGGGGCAACAAGAACGGCTCGAAGAAGGAGAGCAACGGCGCCGACGCGATCAACGCTCGGGCGTCCGGGGATGCGCTCCCGGGCGTCGCTCGAGCGCTGCGGGTCCCACGCCTGACCGCCGACGCGCTGCGTGCCTTCCGCGAGATGCCCGGTTCGGATACCGAGCCCTGGGACATGCTCATCAGCGCAATGGCGACCGACGAGCAGAGCTCGCTCAAGCTGCTGGCCGACCGCACGGGCCTGCCCTTCGTCGCAGAGCCCAGGCTGAACGACAGCGCCATGCGCTTCTATGAGTTGGTGCCACCGGATGTGGCCCGCGAGCGTCACGTCGGCGGCGTCGAGAGCGACGGCCGCACCATGACGGTTGCAACTGCCCAGCCGATGCAGCCGGCATTCTTCGCCCAGCTCGAGGAGCACCTGGGCATGCCGCTTCGGCTGGTGCTCACGCCGCGGGCCGTCGTGCAGAGCCTGGTGAACCGCGGGTACGAGAAACGGCAGGACCTGGTCACCGAGATCATCGAGGAGATGCCCCTCGACGAGGGAGCCATCGCCAGTGCGGCGGGCTCGATCGGCAGCGGCAACGACCTGCTCGCTCTTGCGCGCCAGGGCCCGGTCATCCGCCTGGTGAACATGATCTTGTTCGAGGCGCTGCGTCGCCGCGCCAGCGACGTACACGTCCATCCCGAAGAGACCAGGCTCAACATCCGCCTTCGCGTCGACGGCATGCTGGTCGATGCCTTCAGCCCTCCGCTGAGCCTCGCGCCGGCCATCAGCAGCCGCCTGAAGGTGATGACCGAGCTCGACATCGCCAACCGCCACAGCCCGCAAGACGGCCAGACCACCGTGCGTGTCGGCAGCCACAAGGTCGACATCCGACTCAGCGTCATCCCGACGGTCCACGGCGAGCGGCTCGTCATGCGCCTGCTCGACCAGGGCCAGAACAAGCTCAGCCTCGACACCCTGGGCATGACCCAGGAAATGCAGCAGGAACTGAAGGACACGGTCGATCGGCCCAACGGCATGCTGCTCGTCACCGGACCCACCGGCTCGGGCAAGACCACCACGCTGTACTCGGCGCTGGGCATGGTCGACCGGGCATCGCGCAATGTGATGACCATCGAGGACCCGGTTGAGTACCGCCTCGAGGGCATCAGCCAGATGCAGGTCAACGTCAAGCGGGGCGTGACCTTCGCAGCCGGCCTGCGCAGCCTGCTGCGTCAGGACCCCGACGTCATCCTCGTCGGCGAGGTCCGCGATCACGAGACGGCCCAGCTCGCCGTGCAGGCTTCGCTCACGGGCCACCTTGTGCTCGCCACGCTGCACACCAACGACGCGCCCAGCGCCATCCCGCGCTTGCTGGACATCGGCATCGAGCCCTTCCTGGTGACGAGCTCGCTCCTGGGCGTCATGGCCCAGCGCCTGGTCCGCCGCCTGGCGACCAAGGAAGAGCAGGCCGAGACGGGCCAGCAGTACAAGGGCCGCATGGGCGTTTACGAACTCATGCGCATGAACGACGAGCTGCGCACGCTGACCGCCCAGCGCGCCGACGGCGTGCTGCTCATGGAGGCCGCCAAGCGGGCCGGCTTCAAGCCCATGATCGAGGACGCCAAGATGAAGGCCGCCAGGGGCATGACCGACGAGGCCGAGATCAAGCGCGTGCTAGCCTGA
- a CDS encoding ABC transporter substrate-binding protein → MRIVSLLPSATEALCLVGGTDLLVGRSHECDFPDGLGHLPVLTAARTTYAGGPGSVGAAADVDRQVRETLSNASGGDAPPSLYSLDIEMLESLRPDIILTQNLCEVCSIALPEVQAAARRIGQKTGSEPRVISLDPHTLEQVYDDCLAIGAAIGREDEATRAVAALRERFYAAAEIVPSFAYAPVVGFLEWTDPLFIAGHWTVQLIERAGGRHPLNETVPKEDAGAAAGAMHSERVAGKSIAVPPEVFAATAPEALVIAPCGLTLEQTHHATAEIAGQDWFRSLPAVQNGKVALVDGNQYFNRPGPRLVDAFEWLVAWLHEREDRVPAGFGWEAL, encoded by the coding sequence ATGCGAATCGTCAGCCTCCTGCCCTCGGCCACCGAAGCGTTGTGCCTGGTCGGCGGCACCGACCTGCTCGTCGGCCGCAGCCACGAGTGCGACTTCCCCGACGGCCTGGGCCACCTGCCGGTACTGACCGCCGCCCGGACCACCTACGCCGGCGGTCCTGGTTCGGTGGGCGCGGCGGCCGACGTCGATCGGCAGGTCCGCGAAACGCTCTCGAACGCGTCCGGGGGCGACGCGCCCCCGTCTCTCTACTCTCTGGACATCGAGATGCTCGAGTCGCTGCGGCCCGACATCATCCTCACGCAAAACCTGTGCGAAGTCTGCAGCATCGCCTTACCGGAAGTGCAGGCGGCGGCCCGACGCATCGGTCAGAAGACCGGCAGCGAGCCCCGGGTCATCAGCCTCGATCCGCACACGCTCGAGCAGGTGTACGACGACTGCCTGGCCATCGGCGCGGCGATCGGCAGGGAAGACGAGGCAACGCGCGCCGTCGCGGCGCTTCGGGAGCGCTTCTACGCGGCGGCCGAGATCGTGCCGAGCTTCGCGTACGCGCCGGTCGTTGGCTTCCTCGAATGGACCGACCCGCTGTTCATCGCCGGCCACTGGACCGTGCAACTCATCGAGCGTGCGGGCGGGCGGCACCCGCTGAACGAGACCGTTCCCAAGGAAGACGCCGGTGCCGCGGCGGGCGCCATGCACAGCGAGCGCGTGGCGGGCAAGTCGATCGCCGTCCCGCCAGAGGTGTTCGCGGCCACGGCTCCCGAAGCACTCGTCATCGCCCCCTGCGGCCTGACGCTGGAGCAGACACACCACGCGACGGCCGAGATCGCCGGGCAAGACTGGTTCCGATCACTCCCCGCCGTCCAGAACGGCAAGGTCGCGCTCGTCGATGGCAACCAGTATTTCAACCGGCCCGGGCCGAGGCTCGTCGATGCGTTCGAGTGGCTGGTGGCGTGGCTGCACGAGCGGGAGGATCGGGTGCCGGCGGGGTTTGGGTGGGAGGCGCTGTGA
- a CDS encoding OPT/YSL family transporter yields the protein MSEDPGTPDPRPQNPQSSTGVNPDALADPPGPGSSTPVDAPPANPPAHSSGLFDPRYREVTIASIIFGLIVGAIMNAAITYAGLKIGFTIVGSAIAAVLGFGVLRGLLRKGTILETNIGQTIASAVNTPNSGVIFTVPVLYLLGYSLLPSSLDFWLITLACVAGAILGCAFIIPLRKQMIDIDRLRFPSPTGVAVILKSPGAGAKKSIVLVAGILLGALIYLPVGLPALGLNASVDDLDALVERERIAESDAERTRMIAGWIEDESVPSDVLARGALLAALSDAQEEQAEEDTIQVLEAQLETAPSAEGVSDKLAEAAFLASSGDRPWDSLKSKALGWAQAPLPGYADVGWRLPAEEDEASDKLTLRVDRDRNDRPDLLLTDSSVDVGRFLGLPDQFQLVFAIAPFAIGAGFITGRAGLMVLAGGILAYFIINPLVYSMGWAPATIRAHEAPGYAFGAFNRPLGIGLLLGGALMGVVFALPAIREAMKSIASASFGKKKGGSDELGLKVLVVSVLAALLLLFLAADFVGNKPVNLTDPISEIELSGEGAPEDQPTTSYGGYTLAFAGQDTLDAWNAWTPEQRDEYLAANDLKPGWLAWMNPHLRALVIALVGAAWIWFAGIIIAQCTGMTDWSPISGMALLTVVLVLLLSGSGAVVGAVLLGAALCVAITCAADMMGDLKTGYLVGSQPKRQQIVELVSTGLGPVVCMLVLATIVAVNLKATDGQIPIGPGTPTVAPQAQALQAVITGVQGGEMPYALYGFGALLGALLGLGAFPGLGVLVGLSMYLPFIYISTYGLGCIINMIVVKAKGKRWSEDWGVPFAAGLVVGEAILALIINLTVLAIG from the coding sequence ATGAGCGAAGACCCCGGCACCCCGGACCCACGGCCCCAGAACCCACAGTCTTCCACCGGCGTCAACCCGGATGCCCTGGCCGACCCGCCGGGGCCCGGATCATCGACGCCGGTCGATGCGCCCCCGGCCAATCCGCCCGCGCATAGCAGCGGGCTGTTCGACCCGCGCTACCGCGAGGTCACGATCGCCTCGATCATCTTCGGCTTGATCGTCGGCGCGATCATGAACGCCGCCATTACCTACGCGGGCCTGAAGATCGGCTTCACGATCGTCGGCAGCGCCATCGCGGCGGTGCTGGGCTTCGGCGTGCTCCGCGGCCTCCTGCGAAAGGGCACGATCCTCGAGACCAACATCGGGCAGACCATCGCCAGCGCGGTCAACACGCCCAACTCGGGCGTCATCTTCACCGTGCCGGTGCTGTACCTCCTGGGCTATTCGCTCCTGCCCAGCAGCCTGGACTTCTGGCTCATCACGCTCGCGTGCGTCGCGGGCGCGATCCTCGGCTGCGCCTTCATCATCCCGCTGCGCAAGCAGATGATCGACATCGACCGGCTGCGGTTCCCCAGCCCGACGGGCGTTGCGGTCATCCTCAAGAGCCCGGGCGCGGGGGCGAAGAAGTCGATCGTGCTCGTCGCGGGCATCCTGCTCGGGGCGCTCATCTACCTGCCGGTAGGGCTGCCCGCACTCGGCCTCAACGCCTCCGTCGACGATCTCGACGCCCTCGTCGAGCGCGAACGCATCGCCGAGTCCGATGCCGAGCGAACGCGCATGATCGCGGGCTGGATCGAAGACGAGTCGGTTCCCAGCGATGTGCTGGCGCGGGGCGCGCTCCTTGCTGCATTGAGCGACGCTCAGGAAGAGCAGGCAGAAGAAGACACGATCCAGGTGCTCGAAGCCCAGCTCGAAACAGCACCATCGGCAGAAGGCGTGAGCGACAAGCTTGCCGAGGCCGCATTCCTCGCGTCCTCCGGAGACCGACCCTGGGACTCGTTGAAGTCCAAGGCGCTGGGCTGGGCACAAGCGCCGCTGCCCGGCTACGCCGACGTCGGCTGGCGGCTCCCGGCCGAAGAGGATGAAGCGTCCGACAAGCTCACCCTGCGGGTCGACCGCGACCGCAACGATCGCCCGGACCTGCTGCTGACCGACAGCAGCGTCGATGTCGGCCGATTCCTCGGGCTGCCCGACCAGTTCCAGCTCGTCTTTGCCATCGCGCCCTTCGCCATCGGCGCGGGCTTCATTACGGGTCGCGCGGGCCTGATGGTGCTGGCGGGCGGCATCCTGGCCTACTTCATCATCAACCCGCTGGTCTACTCGATGGGCTGGGCGCCGGCGACTATCCGAGCGCACGAGGCCCCCGGCTACGCGTTCGGCGCATTCAACCGGCCGCTGGGCATCGGCCTGCTGCTGGGCGGCGCGCTCATGGGCGTGGTGTTCGCGCTGCCGGCCATCCGTGAGGCGATGAAGAGCATCGCCAGCGCCAGCTTTGGCAAGAAGAAGGGCGGCTCGGACGAGCTGGGCCTGAAGGTGCTCGTCGTCAGCGTGCTGGCGGCCCTGCTCCTGCTGTTCCTGGCCGCCGACTTCGTTGGCAACAAGCCCGTCAACCTGACCGACCCGATCAGCGAGATCGAACTGAGCGGCGAGGGCGCCCCCGAAGACCAACCCACCACCAGCTACGGCGGATACACGCTGGCGTTTGCTGGGCAGGACACGCTCGACGCGTGGAACGCCTGGACGCCCGAGCAGCGAGATGAGTACCTGGCCGCCAACGACCTGAAGCCCGGCTGGCTGGCGTGGATGAACCCCCACCTGCGCGCCCTGGTCATCGCGCTCGTGGGCGCGGCGTGGATCTGGTTCGCCGGCATCATCATCGCTCAGTGCACGGGCATGACCGACTGGTCGCCGATCTCGGGCATGGCGCTGCTGACCGTCGTGCTGGTGCTGCTGCTCTCGGGCTCGGGCGCGGTCGTCGGGGCGGTGCTGCTCGGGGCGGCCCTGTGCGTGGCCATTACCTGCGCCGCCGACATGATGGGCGACCTCAAGACCGGCTACCTCGTCGGCAGCCAGCCCAAGCGTCAGCAGATCGTCGAGCTGGTCTCCACCGGCCTCGGTCCGGTCGTCTGCATGCTGGTTCTCGCGACGATCGTCGCCGTCAACCTGAAGGCAACCGACGGGCAGATCCCCATCGGTCCGGGCACGCCCACCGTCGCGCCGCAGGCCCAGGCGCTCCAGGCCGTCATCACCGGCGTGCAGGGCGGTGAGATGCCCTACGCCCTCTACGGCTTCGGTGCCTTGCTGGGCGCGTTGCTTGGCCTGGGCGCCTTCCCGGGGCTGGGTGTGCTCGTGGGCCTGAGCATGTACCTGCCGTTCATCTACATCAGCACGTACGGCCTTGGCTGCATCATCAACATGATCGTGGTGAAGGCCAAGGGCAAGCGGTGGAGCGAGGACTGGGGCGTGCCGTTCGCGGCCGGCCTTGTCGTGGGCGAGGCCATCCTCGCGCTCATCATCAACCTCACCGTCCTGGCGATCGGGTAA
- a CDS encoding secretin N-terminal domain-containing protein: protein MPQRTERASKNERGLALAIAAGLAISLASTAAMAQNQPQGNPAGERSPALVPEPAAQSDEPIIIGPFAEPVQLRTLLDIAVARLGVQLAVDTSLTGSVMITQELRIPPDQYLLLLNSFLEQNGFAMVPGAIDGFFQVMPKASVPSKPVGDLATTLVIRTPNTKPSVLQQAIVSQTSTDGSRIAALDELGVLIVTASPGTAMEIRDLVDRILAERDQQRLIPFELTHVAAVAARDQVLRLAGVLEESSSAPGLPDPRGRSGQPEGGGSFVSSALSNLGQRLIVAPSGNRLLFRGTEDEADRVAELISIVDVKDDLQPTRYRTGSATANVAALAEQRGLGSVIQFSSMDDAGGIGQFPGQVRGLPGQGFGQPQPVQGGSAIVVDEIGQSIVFYGTPEQHEQFAALVAEYDPGDEQVVIRNYELDWAEAEAVSTLLNELIEGASAAASGDLLPGSGQTGRQATARQPRLPDQQPAPEGAFGDIQSPDAFVTYDESTNQVMVRAPLKMQAEFRRIIETIDKRRPQVFIEAKILAVTWTDDMRLAFESQIINSGGSEGLFQTNFGLTEPSGDATDRNVVGDGLLGFTSAVIRSNYVPIVINAFQRNVNGRILASPQLLVDNNTESTIVSVEEQPTTTTSQGGETTEVSFGGFEEAGPQFTVTPRINPGGFVTLNYDLTLSNFVGSGSDGIPPPRFERTLTSESVTIPSDSTIIVGGITIEDDGKTQVRVPLLGSIPILGYLFSDTSWNDSKTTLYVFITPRVLYEPTIRDYELLTEGPRRVAELDDDVPELETYMLRVMVPKDFTPGGTAGDATPDDDYGIEIIEPGTQGS from the coding sequence ATGCCGCAGAGGACCGAACGGGCGAGCAAGAACGAGCGGGGCCTGGCCCTCGCGATCGCGGCCGGGCTTGCGATCTCGCTGGCGTCGACCGCCGCCATGGCCCAGAACCAGCCCCAGGGCAACCCCGCCGGCGAACGCTCGCCCGCACTCGTGCCCGAGCCCGCCGCCCAGTCGGACGAGCCGATCATCATCGGCCCCTTCGCCGAGCCCGTACAGCTCCGCACGCTCTTGGACATCGCCGTCGCCCGCCTGGGCGTGCAGCTCGCGGTCGACACGAGCCTGACCGGCAGCGTGATGATCACCCAGGAGCTGCGGATCCCGCCCGACCAGTACCTGCTGCTTCTCAATTCGTTCCTCGAGCAGAACGGCTTCGCGATGGTGCCCGGCGCCATCGACGGCTTCTTCCAGGTCATGCCGAAGGCCAGCGTCCCATCGAAGCCCGTCGGCGACCTGGCTACGACGCTGGTGATCCGCACGCCGAACACGAAGCCCAGCGTGCTCCAGCAGGCCATCGTGAGCCAGACATCGACGGACGGCTCTCGCATCGCCGCGCTGGACGAACTGGGCGTGCTGATCGTGACCGCCTCGCCGGGCACCGCGATGGAGATTCGCGACCTGGTCGACCGCATCCTGGCCGAGCGCGACCAGCAGCGGCTGATCCCCTTCGAGCTGACGCATGTTGCCGCGGTCGCCGCCCGCGACCAGGTACTCCGCCTCGCAGGGGTTCTCGAAGAGTCGAGTTCCGCGCCCGGCCTCCCCGACCCCCGCGGCCGCAGCGGCCAGCCCGAGGGCGGCGGCTCGTTCGTCTCCTCGGCCCTGAGCAACCTGGGCCAGCGGCTCATCGTGGCGCCATCGGGCAACCGACTGCTCTTCCGAGGCACCGAAGACGAAGCCGACCGCGTCGCCGAGCTCATCAGCATCGTCGACGTGAAGGACGACCTCCAGCCCACGCGGTATCGCACGGGCTCGGCGACCGCGAACGTCGCCGCTCTCGCCGAGCAACGCGGGCTGGGCAGCGTGATCCAGTTCTCGAGCATGGATGATGCCGGCGGGATCGGACAGTTCCCCGGTCAGGTCCGCGGCCTGCCGGGCCAGGGCTTCGGCCAGCCGCAGCCCGTCCAGGGCGGTTCGGCCATCGTCGTCGACGAGATCGGCCAGAGCATCGTCTTCTACGGCACGCCCGAGCAGCACGAACAGTTTGCCGCCCTCGTCGCCGAGTACGACCCGGGCGACGAGCAGGTCGTCATCCGCAATTACGAGCTCGACTGGGCCGAGGCCGAGGCGGTCTCCACGCTGCTCAACGAGCTGATCGAGGGTGCGTCCGCGGCCGCCAGCGGCGACCTCTTGCCCGGCTCGGGCCAAACCGGGAGGCAGGCGACCGCACGGCAGCCGCGATTGCCCGACCAACAGCCCGCACCAGAGGGCGCCTTCGGCGACATCCAGAGCCCCGACGCCTTCGTGACCTACGACGAGTCGACCAACCAGGTCATGGTGCGGGCGCCGCTCAAGATGCAGGCCGAGTTCCGTCGCATCATCGAGACCATCGACAAGCGCCGACCGCAGGTGTTCATCGAGGCCAAGATCCTCGCCGTGACCTGGACCGACGACATGCGGCTGGCCTTCGAGAGCCAGATCATTAACTCGGGCGGCAGCGAAGGACTGTTCCAGACCAACTTCGGTCTGACCGAGCCCAGCGGCGACGCGACCGACCGAAACGTCGTCGGCGACGGCCTGCTGGGCTTTACCTCGGCCGTCATACGTAGCAACTACGTTCCGATCGTCATCAACGCCTTCCAGCGGAACGTCAACGGCCGCATCCTGGCCAGCCCGCAGCTCCTGGTCGACAACAACACCGAATCGACCATCGTCAGCGTCGAAGAGCAGCCCACGACCACGACCAGCCAGGGCGGCGAGACCACCGAGGTCTCCTTCGGCGGCTTCGAGGAAGCCGGCCCGCAGTTCACCGTCACCCCACGGATCAATCCCGGGGGCTTCGTCACGCTGAACTACGACCTCACCCTTTCCAACTTCGTTGGTTCGGGCAGCGATGGCATCCCGCCACCCCGATTCGAGCGCACGCTGACGAGCGAGTCGGTGACGATCCCCAGCGATTCGACGATCATCGTCGGCGGAATCACCATCGAGGACGACGGCAAGACGCAGGTGCGAGTGCCGCTCCTGGGCAGCATCCCCATCCTGGGGTACCTGTTCTCCGATACGTCGTGGAACGATTCGAAGACGACGCTCTACGTCTTCATCACGCCAAGGGTCCTTTACGAGCCGACCATCCGCGACTACGAGTTGCTGACCGAGGGACCAAGAAGGGTCGCCGAGCTCGACGACGACGTACCTGAACTGGAAACCTACATGCTCCGCGTGATGGTGCCCAAGGACTTCACGCCCGGCGGGACCGCCGGCGACGCGACGCCCGACGACGACTACGGCATCGAGATCATCGAGCCCGGTACCCAGGGTTCCTGA